One Stenotrophomonas oahuensis genomic region harbors:
- a CDS encoding DUF3916 domain-containing protein, whose product MSPGRSAKARREALLRPAERGQGKLRFAPRGLRYLQRWSEGFAGRFPSAEEIAEHPRYWNNKIPVESRLVEAPTTNPQLQRECAQYLINACAHLIAAKPAELAHVRVTCLITLPHMFGSEICLYLDEDYYRGHTVPGPYDHGRLRSLQPRSLAREWNLTLPPGVGEWGVAAEYPAVEGYDEWYSDLWYFGEVGA is encoded by the coding sequence ATGAGTCCGGGCCGCTCGGCCAAGGCCAGACGCGAGGCATTACTTCGACCCGCCGAGCGCGGACAAGGGAAGCTGCGGTTTGCACCGCGTGGATTGCGTTACCTGCAGCGCTGGTCGGAGGGGTTCGCCGGAAGGTTTCCCTCCGCGGAAGAGATTGCCGAACACCCCCGCTACTGGAACAACAAGATTCCCGTCGAGTCGCGATTGGTAGAAGCGCCGACCACCAATCCTCAATTGCAGCGGGAATGCGCGCAGTACTTGATCAATGCCTGCGCGCACCTGATCGCGGCAAAGCCAGCTGAACTCGCCCACGTGCGGGTTACGTGCCTCATCACCCTGCCACACATGTTTGGCAGCGAGATATGCCTGTACCTCGATGAAGATTACTACCGCGGCCACACCGTACCCGGTCCCTACGACCATGGCCGACTGCGGTCTCTGCAGCCGCGTAGCTTGGCGCGCGAATGGAACCTGACGTTGCCGCCCGGCGTGGGCGAATGGGGCGTTGCCGCCGAGTATCCGGCAGTTGAAGGGTACGACGAGTGGTACAGCGATCTGTGGTATTTCGGCGAGGTGGGTGCGTAA
- a CDS encoding autotransporter domain-containing protein has protein sequence MNPSSKIRNTLRRPSPSLLASAITGTLLAALAVPAMAATSADTVAGYQQQRLLQRAAFVERGVAAPAAARYQPAAVPVDNGPVNGTPGDAASWRSAEFNADWGLARINADAAYARGLSGQGIRLGVFDSGTGLDHTEFAGKDHRSIHLADRLADGSACTNVSMLTGADACFSSDGNDVAVDALLLYLDQADTDLVNGLGLYEGLTYNTHGTHVAGTIAANRDGNGTHGVAYGANLTVARLFFNSASIIERDPVEGLGQYAVGGVGPSDAVFADLYDQLNAQQVRAVNHSWGFSNEPTTTAQQDLYFTDAGLADYFSIIADGSRAAGLIQVWAAGNTYPANTSPEAAPIAGVHASLPRAYQDIEPYWLSVVNVDQNDVLADSSMRCGPTANWCIAAPGTDINSTVYGSDSALNGSLDVVNGEVVFDVTSRMPTYAYDTMTGTSMATPHVTGALGLLFERFPYLTSAQVRDVLLTTATDLGAEGVDDVYGWGLLNLASAIEGYGQLRVDTDVVMNQKAGGLKVWEGDAWDDWTNDIGGPGRLTKSGAGWLRLSGDNSFNGATVREGVLELDGVNTLTGSLDVAGGQFLLNGTLRNMTFNSSAGSSVVSASGVLDNTNLAISGGVVSFNGVQTGGSTLVGVNGTLKGVGRLGDTRVEGTIAPGNSIGTLTIDGDYVQTATGVYQAELAPGSRSDQLHVTGTASLDGALVALPEAGVYYLGEQFNFLVADGGVNGQFATTDFSAFSPFLQFSLTYDAQRMRIDVTRGSALASAATTANQLAVATQIDGLAVTQGLPQPLTQLFPEQVGAALDSLSGELHAATPMLLVESSRYLRDAALGRSLAQRAPGDAEGGATGAWVQAIGGSTRLDGDTNAARTEGNSNGLLVGADHQFGGWQVGALLGTGRTDLKQGQGRRAKSEIDNTHFGAYVGHQWGGFGLKAGLGYSRHDVDSQRSLAFAGYQDTLSASYDATTRQLFIEGGYRFGGVQGGLEPYLQVARVEVDVDGIDEQGGAAALNGQAADTRTTLATAGLRFDRGLKAAGQQDAWLHVTGGVGYRKAFGDREQVADLALAGGDAFRVTGAAIADNAVVAELGLSAWLSPRQQLELGYGGQFGSEGRDHSINARWSLQF, from the coding sequence ATGAACCCGTCTTCGAAGATCCGCAACACCCTCCGTCGTCCCTCTCCCAGTCTGCTTGCCTCCGCCATCACCGGTACCTTGCTGGCCGCGCTGGCGGTTCCCGCCATGGCTGCTACCTCGGCCGACACCGTGGCCGGTTACCAGCAGCAGCGCCTGCTGCAGCGCGCTGCCTTTGTTGAGCGTGGCGTCGCCGCGCCGGCAGCCGCCCGCTACCAGCCCGCTGCCGTGCCGGTCGACAATGGTCCGGTCAACGGCACGCCCGGCGACGCCGCCAGCTGGCGCAGCGCCGAGTTCAACGCCGACTGGGGCCTGGCCCGCATCAACGCCGATGCCGCCTATGCACGTGGCTTGAGTGGCCAGGGCATCCGCCTGGGCGTGTTCGACAGCGGCACCGGCCTGGATCACACGGAGTTCGCCGGAAAGGACCACCGTAGCATCCACCTGGCCGATCGCCTGGCCGATGGCAGTGCCTGCACCAACGTATCGATGCTGACGGGGGCTGATGCCTGCTTCAGCAGCGATGGCAATGATGTGGCCGTCGATGCACTGCTGCTCTACCTCGATCAGGCCGACACCGATCTCGTCAACGGTCTGGGTCTCTATGAGGGCCTGACCTACAACACCCACGGTACGCATGTTGCCGGCACCATCGCCGCCAACCGTGACGGCAACGGCACCCACGGCGTGGCGTATGGTGCCAACCTGACGGTCGCGCGGTTGTTCTTCAACAGCGCCAGCATCATCGAGCGTGATCCGGTCGAAGGGCTGGGCCAGTACGCGGTGGGCGGCGTGGGCCCATCCGACGCGGTGTTTGCCGATCTTTACGACCAGTTGAACGCGCAGCAGGTGCGTGCGGTCAATCACAGCTGGGGCTTCAGCAACGAGCCGACCACCACCGCGCAGCAGGACCTGTACTTCACCGATGCCGGCCTGGCCGACTACTTCTCCATCATCGCCGATGGCTCGCGCGCGGCCGGCCTGATCCAGGTGTGGGCAGCCGGTAACACCTACCCGGCCAACACCTCGCCGGAAGCGGCACCGATTGCCGGTGTGCACGCCTCGTTGCCGCGTGCCTACCAGGACATCGAGCCGTACTGGCTGAGCGTGGTCAACGTCGACCAGAACGATGTGCTGGCCGACAGTTCCATGCGTTGCGGCCCGACCGCCAACTGGTGCATTGCCGCACCGGGCACGGACATCAACTCCACCGTGTACGGCTCGGACTCCGCGCTCAATGGTTCGCTGGATGTCGTCAACGGTGAGGTCGTGTTCGATGTCACGAGCCGCATGCCGACCTATGCGTACGACACCATGACCGGCACCTCGATGGCGACCCCGCACGTCACCGGCGCGCTGGGCCTGCTGTTCGAGCGCTTCCCGTATCTGACCAGCGCGCAGGTGCGCGACGTTCTGCTGACCACTGCGACCGACCTCGGTGCCGAAGGCGTGGACGACGTCTACGGCTGGGGCCTGCTGAACCTGGCATCGGCCATCGAAGGCTACGGCCAGCTGCGCGTGGACACCGACGTGGTGATGAACCAGAAAGCCGGCGGCCTGAAGGTGTGGGAAGGCGACGCCTGGGACGACTGGACCAACGACATCGGCGGTCCCGGCCGCCTGACCAAGTCCGGTGCCGGCTGGCTGCGCCTGAGCGGTGACAACAGCTTCAACGGGGCCACCGTGCGCGAAGGCGTGCTGGAACTGGATGGCGTGAACACGCTCACCGGTTCGCTGGATGTGGCCGGCGGGCAGTTCCTGCTCAATGGCACCCTGCGCAACATGACCTTCAACAGCAGCGCTGGCAGCAGCGTGGTCAGCGCCAGCGGCGTGCTCGACAACACCAATCTGGCCATCAGCGGTGGCGTGGTGTCGTTCAACGGCGTGCAGACCGGGGGCAGCACCCTGGTCGGTGTCAACGGCACGTTGAAGGGCGTCGGCCGGTTGGGTGATACCCGCGTGGAAGGCACCATCGCCCCGGGCAATTCCATCGGCACCCTGACCATTGATGGCGACTACGTGCAGACCGCCACTGGTGTCTACCAGGCCGAACTCGCGCCTGGCAGCCGCAGCGACCAGCTGCACGTGACCGGCACCGCCAGCCTGGACGGTGCCCTGGTGGCACTGCCGGAAGCCGGCGTTTACTACCTGGGTGAGCAGTTCAACTTCCTGGTGGCCGATGGCGGCGTGAACGGACAGTTCGCCACCACCGACTTCTCGGCCTTCTCGCCGTTCCTGCAGTTCAGCCTGACCTACGACGCGCAGCGCATGCGCATCGACGTGACCCGCGGCAGCGCGTTGGCGTCGGCAGCGACCACCGCCAACCAGCTGGCCGTTGCCACGCAGATCGACGGTCTGGCGGTCACCCAGGGCCTGCCGCAGCCGCTGACCCAGCTGTTCCCCGAACAGGTCGGTGCGGCGCTGGACAGCCTGAGCGGCGAACTGCATGCGGCCACGCCGATGCTGCTGGTGGAAAGCAGCCGTTACCTGCGCGACGCCGCGCTGGGCCGTTCGCTGGCACAGCGCGCACCGGGCGACGCCGAGGGCGGCGCAACCGGAGCCTGGGTGCAGGCCATCGGCGGCAGCACGCGTCTGGATGGCGACACCAATGCGGCACGCACCGAAGGCAACAGCAACGGTCTGCTGGTCGGTGCCGATCACCAGTTCGGTGGCTGGCAGGTGGGCGCGCTGCTGGGCACCGGCCGCACTGACCTCAAGCAGGGTCAGGGCCGCCGGGCCAAGTCCGAAATCGACAACACCCACTTCGGCGCCTATGTCGGCCACCAGTGGGGCGGTTTCGGCCTGAAGGCCGGTCTGGGCTACTCCCGCCACGACGTGGACAGCCAGCGCAGCCTTGCCTTCGCCGGTTACCAGGACACGCTGTCGGCCAGCTACGACGCCACCACGCGTCAGCTCTTCATCGAGGGCGGCTACCGCTTCGGCGGCGTGCAGGGCGGGCTGGAGCCCTACCTGCAGGTGGCGCGCGTGGAAGTGGACGTGGACGGCATTGACGAGCAGGGCGGTGCCGCCGCGCTGAACGGGCAGGCCGCCGATACCCGCACCACGCTGGCGACCGCTGGCCTGCGCTTTGACCGTGGCCTGAAGGCCGCGGGGCAGCAGGATGCCTGGCTGCACGTCACGGGCGGTGTGGGCTACCGCAAGGCGTTTGGCGACCGCGAACAGGTGGCCGATCTGGCCCTGGCGGGCGGCGACGCCTTCCGGGTGACCGGTGCGGCCATCGCCGACAATGCGGTCGTGGCCGAACTGGGCCTTTCGGCCTGGCTGAGCCCGCGCCAGCAGCTGGAGCTGGGCTACGGTGGCCAGTTCGGCAGCGAAGGTCGCGATCACAGCATCAACGCGCGCTGGTCGCTGCAGTTCTGA
- the grxD gene encoding Grx4 family monothiol glutaredoxin — translation MSLDPALRSRIESILNANRVVLFMKGQPTMPQCGFSAKAVGALQDLGVEFAHVNVLADAEIREGIKVYGEWPTIPQLYIEGELVGGSDIILQMASSGELSSVLGLAAPDRTPPRITVTPAAVEMLRGALADAPGASLQLSIDAGFQPNFQLVPHDDNAIAAESNGLRVQFDVSSARRAEGITIDWVDDIRGKGLAIDNPNAPKPVQELSVRDADDRLRAGTITVVDVRPADERAIASINTAFETFDGDNRARLEALPKDTALAFLCHRGGRSAQAAEQFRAKGFTNVHNITGGIDAWSEEVDNAVPKY, via the coding sequence ATGTCCCTTGATCCCGCCCTGCGCTCGCGCATCGAATCCATTCTCAACGCCAACCGCGTCGTGCTGTTCATGAAGGGCCAGCCGACCATGCCCCAGTGCGGGTTCTCGGCCAAGGCCGTGGGCGCGCTGCAGGATCTGGGCGTGGAGTTTGCCCACGTCAACGTGCTGGCCGACGCGGAAATCCGCGAAGGCATCAAGGTCTACGGCGAATGGCCGACCATCCCGCAGCTGTATATCGAAGGCGAACTGGTGGGCGGCAGCGACATCATTCTGCAGATGGCCAGCAGCGGCGAACTGAGCAGCGTGCTGGGCCTGGCTGCGCCGGACCGCACCCCGCCGCGCATCACGGTGACCCCGGCGGCAGTGGAAATGCTGCGTGGTGCGCTGGCCGATGCGCCGGGCGCTTCGCTGCAGCTGAGCATCGACGCTGGCTTCCAGCCGAACTTCCAGCTGGTGCCGCACGACGACAACGCCATCGCCGCCGAGTCCAACGGCCTGCGCGTGCAGTTTGACGTGTCCAGCGCGCGTCGCGCCGAAGGCATCACCATTGACTGGGTGGACGACATCCGCGGCAAGGGCCTGGCGATCGACAACCCGAACGCCCCGAAGCCGGTGCAGGAACTGAGCGTGCGTGACGCAGACGACCGTCTGCGCGCAGGCACGATCACGGTGGTGGACGTGCGCCCGGCCGACGAGCGCGCGATTGCCTCGATCAACACGGCGTTCGAGACCTTCGACGGTGACAACCGTGCGCGTCTGGAAGCGCTGCCGAAGGACACTGCGCTGGCCTTCCTGTGCCACCGCGGTGGCCGCAGCGCACAGGCCGCCGAGCAGTTCCGCGCCAAGGGCTTCACCAACGTCCACAACATCACCGGCGGCATCGACGCGTGGTCGGAAGAGGTGGACAACGCGGTGCCGAAGTATTGA
- a CDS encoding amidohydrolase family protein encodes MSRLALTAALAALLASAPAFAQDVLIRNATVHTASARGTLEHADVLVQGGVIRAVGAGLTAPAGASVVEAAGKPLTPALFGGITDIGIDEVSGESSTVHSTLKLEDQPLRPEFDVSLAYNPASVLIPVARLDGIGFTALGANTGGSFIAGQGGVMRLDGSADPIGPLALYIRLGASGAELTGSSRAAQWMLLEQMVSEARGRVPADSPHALLTPAGRATLARYLAGQGRLVVEVDRAADIRQLLRWAAREKVKIAIAGGAEAWRIAPQLAQANVPVFVDALGNLPTSFDQLGATLENAARLRKAGVEVSFAQRDDASHNARKMRQLAGNAVANGLPWQDGLAGLTRVPAQVLGVGDRIGSIEPGKLADLVLWEGDPLDVAHYAEQVWLGGKAVPMRSRQTELRDRYAAPAGSEPRAYSW; translated from the coding sequence ATGAGCCGACTTGCCCTGACTGCGGCGCTGGCCGCCCTGCTGGCCAGCGCGCCGGCCTTCGCCCAGGACGTGCTGATCCGCAACGCCACCGTGCATACCGCCAGCGCGCGCGGCACGCTGGAACATGCCGACGTGCTGGTGCAGGGCGGCGTGATCCGCGCCGTCGGTGCCGGCTTGACCGCGCCGGCGGGTGCAAGCGTGGTGGAGGCCGCGGGTAAGCCGCTGACCCCCGCCCTGTTTGGCGGCATCACCGATATCGGCATCGACGAGGTGTCGGGTGAGTCCTCCACCGTGCACAGCACGCTGAAGCTGGAAGACCAGCCGCTGCGGCCGGAGTTCGACGTCAGCCTGGCCTACAACCCGGCCTCGGTGCTGATTCCGGTGGCACGCCTGGACGGCATCGGCTTCACCGCGCTGGGAGCCAACACCGGTGGATCCTTCATCGCCGGCCAGGGCGGCGTGATGCGGCTGGACGGCAGCGCCGATCCGATCGGTCCGCTGGCGCTGTACATCCGTCTGGGTGCTTCGGGCGCTGAACTCACCGGCAGCTCGCGGGCGGCGCAGTGGATGCTCCTGGAGCAGATGGTCAGCGAAGCCCGCGGCCGGGTCCCGGCCGATTCGCCGCATGCCCTGCTCACGCCTGCGGGCCGCGCCACGCTGGCGCGCTATCTGGCCGGCCAGGGCCGGCTGGTGGTCGAAGTCGACCGTGCCGCCGACATCCGCCAGCTGCTGCGCTGGGCCGCGCGCGAAAAGGTGAAGATCGCCATTGCCGGCGGTGCCGAAGCGTGGCGGATCGCCCCGCAGCTGGCGCAGGCCAACGTACCGGTGTTCGTGGATGCGCTGGGTAATCTGCCGACCAGTTTCGACCAGCTGGGGGCCACGCTGGAGAACGCCGCGCGACTGCGCAAGGCCGGCGTGGAGGTCAGCTTCGCCCAGCGCGACGACGCCTCGCACAACGCCCGCAAGATGCGCCAGCTGGCCGGCAATGCGGTGGCCAATGGCCTGCCATGGCAGGACGGCCTGGCCGGCCTGACCCGGGTACCGGCACAGGTGCTGGGGGTGGGTGACCGGATCGGCAGCATCGAGCCGGGCAAGCTGGCCGACCTGGTGCTGTGGGAAGGCGACCCGCTGGATGTGGCGCACTATGCCGAGCAGGTGTGGCTGGGCGGCAAGGCGGTGCCGATGCGTTCGCGGCAGACCGAGCTGCGGGATCGGTACGCGGCTCCTGCTGGCAGCGAACCGCGAGCGTATTCGTGGTGA
- a CDS encoding DUF924 family protein — MDVATKVVEFWTNAGPQKWFTRDAAFDAQFRELFLDEHYAAARRAREHWLVSAEGALALMILLDQFPRNCFRDTAHSYATDGLARHYAMRAVEEGLDLQLVPKLRAFIYLPFEHSEDPQDQERSVAMFDALGDKEYLQYAELHRDIIRRFGRFPHRNAVLGRMPTPEELDYLAEGGFSG, encoded by the coding sequence ATGGACGTGGCGACGAAGGTAGTCGAATTCTGGACAAACGCGGGACCACAGAAGTGGTTCACGCGCGATGCTGCGTTCGACGCGCAGTTCCGCGAACTGTTCCTGGATGAGCACTACGCAGCGGCCAGGCGTGCGCGCGAGCATTGGCTGGTCAGCGCCGAAGGCGCCCTGGCGCTGATGATCCTGCTCGACCAGTTCCCGCGTAACTGCTTCCGCGATACGGCCCATTCCTACGCGACCGACGGGCTGGCGCGGCACTACGCGATGCGCGCGGTGGAAGAGGGCCTGGACCTGCAGCTGGTGCCGAAGCTGCGCGCCTTCATCTACCTGCCGTTCGAGCATTCCGAAGACCCGCAGGACCAGGAACGTTCGGTGGCGATGTTCGACGCGCTGGGCGACAAGGAATACCTGCAGTACGCCGAACTTCACCGCGACATCATCCGCCGTTTCGGCCGCTTCCCGCACCGCAACGCCGTGCTCGGCCGCATGCCGACGCCCGAGGAGCTGGACTATCTGGCCGAAGGTGGATTTTCCGGGTAA
- a CDS encoding GNAT family N-acetyltransferase produces MQIRPYRTGEEAELHQLFHAAVHETASRHYSPQQCAAWAPDSYDIAAWAERIRSVNPFVVVVGDQLAGFADLQESGYIDLFFVHPRWTGKGVGRSLMQHLMSEAAHRGIIELTADVSLAAEKFFASNGFAVVDRQVVELRGQLLPNARMRYVAQAAEPGRDPL; encoded by the coding sequence ATGCAGATCCGTCCCTACCGGACCGGCGAAGAAGCCGAGCTTCACCAGTTGTTCCATGCCGCCGTGCATGAGACGGCCTCTCGCCATTACTCGCCGCAACAGTGTGCGGCCTGGGCACCAGACAGCTACGACATCGCTGCGTGGGCCGAGCGGATCCGATCCGTGAATCCGTTCGTGGTGGTGGTGGGCGATCAACTCGCAGGATTCGCGGACCTTCAGGAGTCAGGCTACATCGACCTGTTCTTCGTTCACCCCCGGTGGACTGGTAAAGGCGTTGGCCGTTCACTGATGCAGCACCTGATGAGTGAGGCGGCCCATCGTGGCATCATCGAACTCACCGCCGACGTCAGCCTTGCCGCGGAAAAATTCTTTGCTTCGAATGGGTTTGCAGTGGTAGACCGGCAGGTGGTTGAGCTACGCGGGCAATTGCTGCCCAATGCACGCATGCGATACGTGGCCCAAGCTGCGGAACCGGGCAGGGATCCGTTATGA
- a CDS encoding AMP nucleosidase: MKNKQEIVENWLPRYTGVALDQFGEHVLLTNFGGYLHTFSELTGAPIVGLDRPMASVTHDGITLINFGMGSPNAAIVMDLLSAVMPKAVLFLGKCGGLKRKNQLGDLILPIAAIRGEGTSSDYLPPEVPALPAFALQRAVSTTIRDLGHDYWTGTVYTTNRRVWEHDEAFKEKLRQMRCMAIDMETATLFAAGFANHIPSGALLLVSDQPMIPDGVKTEASDAKVSSQFVQNHIQIGIEALKLIRRNGKSVRHLRFDE; encoded by the coding sequence ATGAAGAACAAACAGGAAATCGTGGAGAACTGGCTGCCGCGCTATACCGGCGTGGCCCTGGACCAGTTTGGCGAGCATGTGCTGCTGACCAACTTTGGTGGCTACCTGCACACCTTTTCAGAGCTGACCGGTGCGCCCATCGTGGGCCTGGACCGGCCGATGGCCAGCGTGACCCACGACGGCATCACCCTGATCAACTTCGGCATGGGCAGCCCCAATGCCGCCATCGTGATGGACCTGCTGTCAGCGGTGATGCCCAAGGCGGTGCTGTTCCTGGGCAAGTGTGGCGGGCTCAAGCGCAAGAACCAGCTGGGCGACCTGATCCTGCCGATCGCGGCGATCCGCGGCGAGGGCACCTCGAGCGATTACCTGCCGCCGGAAGTGCCGGCGCTGCCGGCGTTCGCGCTGCAGCGTGCGGTGTCCACCACGATCCGCGACCTGGGTCACGATTACTGGACCGGCACGGTGTACACCACCAACCGCCGGGTCTGGGAGCACGATGAGGCGTTCAAGGAAAAACTGCGCCAGATGCGCTGCATGGCCATCGACATGGAAACCGCCACCCTGTTCGCGGCCGGGTTTGCCAACCACATCCCCAGCGGGGCGCTGCTGCTGGTCTCGGACCAGCCGATGATCCCGGACGGGGTCAAAACCGAGGCCTCGGACGCCAAGGTCAGCTCCCAGTTCGTGCAGAACCATATCCAGATCGGCATCGAGGCGCTTAAGCTTATCCGGCGCAACGGCAAGTCGGTCCGCCACCTGCGCTTTGACGAATGA
- a CDS encoding DegV family protein has translation MRIGIVVDSACDLPQDFIEKNNLVLLPITVRIGEAVLADHRDEQATLSFLHAHVAENGAEAETIPFSVVQIRDLFLGKLVIDYDHVFCMTITKTRSPIYDNAMQASFAILNDYKPVRQAAGFNSPFALRVLDTQNLFAAQGVTAVEAVRLRDSGASVQQIREKLETLAHNVHGYMVTRDLYYMRARARHKGDRSVGLISAALGSALDIKPVLHGYRGETGPVAKIKGFDNAVQKLFDFVGQRVKAGLMTPTVCVSYGGELEDLRALPGYAALGQTCEAHGVQLFESVMSLTGMVNVGKGAVTVGFADGPHTFSG, from the coding sequence ATGCGCATCGGAATTGTCGTGGACTCGGCCTGCGATCTGCCGCAGGACTTCATTGAAAAGAACAACCTGGTGCTGCTGCCGATCACGGTGCGCATTGGCGAAGCCGTGCTTGCCGACCACCGCGACGAGCAGGCCACCCTGAGCTTCCTGCACGCCCACGTGGCCGAGAACGGGGCCGAGGCGGAAACCATTCCCTTCAGCGTGGTGCAGATCCGCGATCTGTTCCTGGGCAAGCTGGTGATCGACTACGACCATGTGTTCTGCATGACGATCACCAAGACCCGCAGCCCGATCTACGACAACGCGATGCAGGCCAGCTTCGCGATCCTCAACGACTACAAGCCGGTGCGTCAGGCGGCGGGCTTCAACTCGCCGTTCGCGCTGCGCGTGCTGGACACCCAGAACCTGTTCGCCGCCCAGGGCGTGACCGCAGTGGAAGCGGTGCGCCTGCGCGACAGCGGGGCCAGCGTGCAGCAGATCCGCGAAAAACTGGAGACCCTGGCGCATAACGTGCACGGCTACATGGTCACCCGCGACCTGTACTACATGCGCGCCCGCGCCCGCCACAAGGGCGACCGCAGCGTCGGCCTGATCAGCGCCGCGCTGGGCAGCGCGCTGGACATCAAGCCGGTGCTGCATGGCTACCGGGGCGAAACCGGCCCGGTGGCCAAGATCAAGGGTTTCGACAACGCCGTGCAGAAGCTGTTCGACTTCGTCGGCCAGCGGGTCAAGGCCGGGCTGATGACCCCCACCGTCTGCGTCAGCTACGGCGGCGAGCTTGAAGACCTGCGGGCCCTGCCCGGCTACGCCGCGCTGGGCCAGACCTGCGAGGCGCACGGGGTGCAGCTGTTCGAGTCGGTGATGAGCCTGACCGGCATGGTCAACGTCGGCAAGGGCGCGGTGACGGTCGGCTTTGCCGACGGCCCGCACACCTTCAGCGGCTGA
- a CDS encoding amidohydrolase, which translates to MRTHLSAGLGLALLTLAAPAANSASRFTQDPYPSTYAPIASAPVLLRNATVLTGTGARLEKTDVLLRDGRVAAVGSALQVPADAVQVDASGKWVTPGIIDVHSHLGVYPSPGVGAHSDGNEMTAPVTANVWAEHSVWPQDPGFATALAGGVTSMQVLPGSANLVGGRGVTLKNVPATTYQAMKFPGAPWGLKMACGENPKRVYGGGKGVAPGTRMGNVAGYRAAFIDASEYLAKNSPKKVKKKRWFSGDEKGDSAGDAGGKRDLKLDTLAGAINGDIRVHIHCYRADEMATMLDLSKEFGFKIAAFHHGVEAYKLADRLAAEGVCGALWADWWGFKMEAFDGIQENIALVDRPANSCAIVHSDSPEGIQRLNQEAAKVMANARRAGMQIAPERAIMWLTHNAARSLGVEQQTGSLEVGKMGDVVVWNGSPFSSYAQAEKVFIDGHQVYDRADVRRQPLSDFMLGQEARP; encoded by the coding sequence ATGCGTACGCACTTGAGCGCCGGGCTGGGCCTGGCACTGTTGACACTGGCCGCGCCTGCGGCGAACTCCGCTTCGCGGTTTACCCAGGATCCCTACCCCAGCACCTATGCGCCGATAGCCTCGGCCCCGGTCCTTCTGCGCAATGCCACCGTGCTGACCGGCACCGGCGCGCGCCTGGAGAAGACTGACGTGCTGCTGCGCGATGGCCGCGTGGCTGCCGTGGGCAGCGCGCTGCAGGTTCCGGCGGATGCGGTGCAGGTGGATGCCAGCGGCAAATGGGTGACGCCGGGCATCATCGACGTGCACTCCCACCTGGGCGTGTACCCCAGCCCCGGCGTGGGCGCGCACAGCGACGGCAACGAGATGACCGCACCGGTTACCGCCAACGTCTGGGCCGAGCACTCCGTGTGGCCGCAGGATCCGGGCTTTGCGACCGCATTGGCCGGCGGTGTCACTTCGATGCAGGTGCTGCCGGGCTCGGCCAATCTGGTCGGTGGGCGCGGCGTCACCTTGAAGAACGTGCCCGCCACCACCTACCAGGCCATGAAGTTCCCCGGCGCGCCGTGGGGCCTGAAGATGGCCTGCGGTGAGAACCCCAAGCGCGTGTATGGCGGCGGCAAGGGCGTGGCCCCGGGCACCCGCATGGGCAATGTGGCCGGCTACCGCGCCGCCTTCATTGACGCCAGCGAGTACCTGGCCAAGAACAGCCCGAAGAAAGTGAAGAAGAAGCGCTGGTTCAGCGGTGACGAGAAAGGCGACAGCGCGGGTGATGCCGGCGGCAAGCGCGATCTGAAGCTGGACACGCTTGCGGGTGCGATCAACGGTGACATCCGTGTGCATATCCATTGCTACCGCGCCGACGAGATGGCGACGATGCTGGACCTGTCCAAGGAGTTCGGCTTCAAGATCGCCGCCTTCCACCATGGCGTGGAAGCCTACAAGCTGGCCGACCGCCTCGCCGCCGAAGGCGTGTGCGGCGCGCTGTGGGCCGACTGGTGGGGCTTCAAGATGGAAGCTTTCGACGGCATCCAGGAGAACATCGCGCTGGTGGATCGCCCGGCCAACAGCTGCGCCATCGTGCATTCCGATTCGCCCGAAGGCATCCAACGACTCAACCAGGAAGCCGCCAAGGTGATGGCCAACGCACGCCGTGCCGGCATGCAGATCGCACCGGAGCGCGCGATCATGTGGCTGACCCATAACGCCGCCCGTTCGCTGGGTGTGGAACAGCAGACCGGCAGCCTGGAGGTGGGCAAGATGGGCGACGTGGTGGTGTGGAACGGCAGCCCCTTCAGTTCCTATGCGCAGGCCGAGAAGGTCTTCATCGACGGCCACCAGGTTTACGACCGCGCGGATGTACGCCGGCAGCCGCTGTCGGACTTCATGCTCGGTCAGGAGGCACGCCCATGA